In one window of Poriferisphaera corsica DNA:
- a CDS encoding D-sedoheptulose-7-phosphate isomerase — protein sequence MDKQIAESIAKSAEVILSLNEQRDTIQAICHEIVGALKNGNKILTAGHGGSAAEALHMSEELVGRFMGDRIPLPSICLVSDGPLLTCIANDYGFDALFPRQLQAHGKPGDVLVMFTTSGNGKNFVDSVNYANQNGIKTIAISGKTGGDIKDQTTHQLIVKSHETARVQEAHTLLMHIVLEAVERAFPPVN from the coding sequence ATGGATAAACAGATTGCCGAGTCGATAGCAAAATCCGCTGAAGTGATTTTGTCATTAAACGAGCAGCGCGACACGATCCAGGCGATCTGCCATGAGATTGTTGGCGCACTCAAAAACGGCAACAAGATCCTCACCGCAGGTCATGGCGGTTCCGCTGCTGAGGCGTTGCATATGTCCGAAGAACTTGTGGGCCGCTTCATGGGAGATCGCATCCCGCTACCCTCAATCTGTCTCGTCTCTGATGGCCCGCTCCTGACTTGCATAGCCAACGACTATGGGTTTGATGCGCTCTTTCCAAGGCAGCTTCAAGCTCATGGTAAACCGGGTGATGTTCTGGTCATGTTCACGACTTCAGGTAATGGCAAAAACTTTGTCGACTCCGTGAACTATGCGAATCAAAACGGTATCAAAACCATCGCGATTTCAGGTAAAACCGGCGGCGACATTAAGGATCAAACAACGCATCAGCTCATTGTCAAGTCACATGAAACCGCACGCGTACAGGAAGCGCACACCTTGCTTATGCACATCGTCCTTGAAGCAGTTGAGCGTGCATTTCCGCCCGTCAACTAA
- a CDS encoding efflux RND transporter periplasmic adaptor subunit, with the protein MATDRPTFSESWYRVGPLKPRLRSVVQTTRQQYRGHIWHILRDPANNKFYRLDEPSYHFVGLLDGNRTIDDAWKKACADLHDAAPTQGEVIQTLGQLYQNNLLDADITPDVSGMFERQRERKKREVGGYLMNLLFSKIPVWDPDRFLNHWTPLVGWIFSPIGFLLWTVLIIYGVFNVINHGSQFFNQASAVLSPSNLGWLFVSTIIIKLVHESGHAFACKYFGNKENRGGVEGIGGEVHTIGVMFVALIPMPYVDTSSSWTLRNKLHRAFIGAAGMYLELAIAAVAAIVWANTAMGTVPHAVAYNMIFIASVTTFLFNANPLIRFDGYYILSDLTEMPNLANRSKEYLYCIIKKYIYGVPNPNDPSHSAAERPWLLTYALSSAVYRVFISVGIILFVADKLIILGLIMALSTVIGMVIVPFGKWMHYLFTSGELRKNRTRALTATFSTAFVAFLLIGAIPMPDRSRAQGFVRPDQITTVYAETEGYVEAILPSGAFVHPDDDLPLVELRNVHLEFERDKLTAQKHEYLAKYRKNRTEDIASAKAMREHLDAIDEEIKRADRDVQRLNVKAPFTGNWIVGNGDSITGQYVQRGQEIGQVASLNDMQIVVTANQFLGPRLYELPNEKVPVEIRIQGRPDLKFKGTIERVIAAGQRDLPSEALGQQAGGEMAMQQDEQSGQMMASEVFFEVLVNPDRDVDFRLYPGQRVVVQFDMPNKTVLAQGWRTFRQLIQTRFQI; encoded by the coding sequence ATGGCAACTGATAGACCAACATTTTCGGAATCATGGTACCGTGTCGGCCCGCTCAAACCACGACTTCGTTCAGTCGTCCAAACCACACGTCAACAATACCGTGGCCACATTTGGCATATACTTCGTGACCCCGCGAATAATAAGTTCTATCGCCTCGACGAACCTTCCTACCACTTCGTTGGCCTTCTTGACGGTAATCGAACCATCGATGACGCATGGAAAAAAGCTTGCGCCGATCTTCACGACGCCGCCCCCACACAAGGCGAAGTCATTCAAACCCTCGGTCAGCTCTATCAAAACAATCTTTTAGACGCTGACATCACCCCCGACGTCTCAGGCATGTTTGAACGCCAGCGCGAACGTAAAAAACGCGAAGTTGGCGGCTACCTCATGAACCTCCTCTTCTCAAAAATCCCCGTTTGGGACCCCGATCGATTCCTCAACCATTGGACGCCCCTCGTAGGCTGGATCTTCAGCCCAATCGGATTCCTCCTCTGGACTGTTCTCATCATTTACGGCGTCTTCAACGTCATCAATCATGGCTCGCAATTCTTCAATCAAGCTTCCGCCGTCCTCTCGCCGTCCAACCTTGGTTGGCTCTTCGTCTCGACCATCATCATCAAACTCGTCCACGAGTCAGGCCACGCTTTCGCCTGCAAATACTTTGGCAATAAAGAAAATCGCGGCGGCGTCGAAGGCATCGGTGGTGAAGTTCACACAATCGGCGTTATGTTCGTCGCACTCATCCCCATGCCCTATGTCGATACCTCATCATCATGGACCCTACGCAATAAACTCCACCGCGCATTTATCGGCGCAGCCGGCATGTACCTCGAACTCGCCATCGCAGCCGTCGCCGCGATTGTTTGGGCAAACACTGCCATGGGCACAGTTCCTCATGCCGTCGCCTACAACATGATCTTCATCGCATCCGTCACAACCTTTCTCTTTAACGCCAACCCTCTCATCCGTTTTGATGGCTACTACATCCTCTCAGACCTCACCGAAATGCCCAATCTCGCCAATCGCTCGAAAGAATACCTTTACTGTATCATCAAAAAATACATTTACGGCGTCCCCAATCCAAACGACCCATCCCACTCAGCCGCAGAACGACCCTGGCTTCTAACCTACGCATTGAGTAGCGCTGTTTACCGTGTTTTTATCTCTGTCGGGATCATTCTCTTTGTAGCCGATAAACTCATCATCCTTGGCCTCATCATGGCCCTCTCCACCGTCATCGGTATGGTCATCGTGCCATTCGGAAAATGGATGCACTACCTCTTCACTTCCGGCGAACTTCGAAAGAATCGTACTCGCGCACTCACCGCTACTTTCTCAACAGCTTTCGTTGCCTTCCTCCTCATTGGCGCGATCCCCATGCCTGATCGCTCACGTGCGCAAGGCTTCGTTCGCCCCGACCAGATCACCACGGTTTACGCCGAAACCGAGGGTTACGTCGAGGCTATTCTCCCATCAGGCGCCTTTGTACACCCTGATGATGACTTGCCACTGGTCGAGTTGCGAAATGTTCATCTCGAATTTGAACGTGATAAGCTCACCGCTCAAAAACACGAATACCTTGCAAAATACCGTAAAAATCGTACTGAAGATATTGCTTCGGCCAAAGCTATGCGCGAACACCTCGACGCAATCGATGAGGAAATCAAGCGTGCGGATCGTGATGTTCAGCGCTTGAATGTGAAAGCGCCATTCACAGGCAACTGGATCGTTGGTAACGGCGATTCGATTACTGGGCAATACGTCCAGCGCGGCCAAGAAATCGGACAAGTCGCATCACTCAATGATATGCAAATCGTAGTCACCGCAAACCAGTTTCTCGGGCCTCGTCTCTATGAATTACCCAACGAAAAAGTACCCGTTGAAATCCGCATTCAAGGCAGGCCTGATCTGAAATTTAAGGGCACCATCGAACGCGTCATCGCCGCAGGACAACGCGATCTTCCATCCGAAGCGCTGGGACAACAGGCCGGAGGCGAAATGGCTATGCAGCAAGATGAGCAATCCGGCCAGATGATGGCCTCGGAAGTATTCTTCGAGGTTCTTGTTAACCCCGATAGGGATGTTGATTTCAGACTTTACCCCGGACAGCGCGTTGTTGTTCAATTTGATATGCCAAACAAAACGGTACTCGCTCAAGGTTGGCGTACTTTCCGTCAACTGATTCAAACCCGTTTCCAAATCTAA
- a CDS encoding glycosyl hydrolase family 18 protein, translating into MVRQSKKSSNSKKEQKQKRKSNRSKKDENAPRGLESLEQRLMMSASPLGDDASIVQDEPTSAAIEAAAQSVEQTANIVVSATDTWSSGFTGSLTLTNNSAEAWDSWRVEFETPHDISSAWNAQFENLGEGRYAISNPSWASALASGDSVEIGFSANSAYDGQGATITNVETTAGTGETPDTGTGTPTTPGGTPGETVGEGAPAIANINITDERPSDGEFTVSFAKYSGAAATSWELLENGEVVASGDFDTLGTTQTGSVDITGHDYGVYEYQVRLINDEGSSISASSAKATNGASFITIDEVDAGDQALQLTVEQGQTVFALDDLRSENESFVAYTNNGSVLDVAINADGDLVVSGLDAGRGSVRIVNTETGEERFVGVRVLTDEGEVPGRPDYLAIGSVSEDSAADIGFWQDFGDGEEGTNKRVDSRYIYLNGGPENGWRSWQDGQRLQSYLRESLKLGITPQFVYYNIPDGGESYYTNNEHLNSEEYMRGYFEDLQFALETIEEIAGDEKVELIFEPDFIGYLMQLGQVPADQVFAFTDQVYEVGLLERGVDPNFDNTVTGLIQAINYSVSNADANIDFGWQFNLWASPGINVGIPSTGLIRITDSLGLDAGREAIVAEAQEIANYYLNAGVTSYGADFISIDKYGLDAVGYQAGAAADPESGTWFWNQDHWDNYLLFTKTLHETTERPVTLWQIPVGRINGSESVNPYTGEAFEDLPNTTARYEDSAGTYFFGDTFTGDQNRVDYFGENLDGNDGVTVDGNSITWEAAWEKVADAGVTQVLFGAGVGISTDGVGSPPTDGYWFISKVQEYYDNPVELDGEYAETVPDAGSGVVTPPDSGTGETPDTGTGETPDSGQEVTPNAALAVAIDSAWSNGFSANVTITNPTDAAVDTWTVEFSVPDGVDITSLWNGNLEDLGDNRFRITDLGWNGSLEAGASTEVGFVGAGAVGSATQLAVSNVTFNGVPVGVPTTTPGETETPDTGTGETPDTGTGETPDTGVGETPDTGTGETPDTGVGETPDTGTGETPDTGVGETPDTGTGETPDTGVGETPDTGTGETPDTGVGEEVNPAVALTVDSAWSNGFNASLTVTNTTDGPIDSWTVDFTLPDGIAISSLWNGVLEDLGDNRFRVSNVDWNGSLGVGSSLTIGFGGTGDPSNLQIADVEFNGTAAVVTNPETNPGTTPGAGETPDAGVTDPIAALPSATIEGVSVTDSHDGQKQVMVTVSIDEPSDEAVTIEYRTQDRSAVAGEDYVATSGVVTIEPGETTASIAVGIIGDNIEEYNERFDVVLHTAENAKLSIARAGVVIVGENGEKPAGIGEDDYRVVGYFPEWAVYQRDYHIADVPADNLTHLIYAFADVTASGDVTLFDSYAAVEKSYPGDVWDQELRGNFNQMNQLKAENPHLKTMIALGGWTLSAHFSDVVSTEAGREILAENAVQFMLQYGFDGIDIDWEFPGGGGLEGNSSSPNDRENFTLFIQELRAQLDTQSQVDGNEYELSVAISAGYDKFAHVELEAVSQSIDFYNMLTYDFHGRWDATQTGHLSGLYNSDSNTNLDPRYNADSAIQEFLAAGVDSKKIVLGAPLYGFGWTGVSDVNNGLHQAAAGLAPGGIEEGYYEFRDVYELVKNNPDSYQFYYDESAQATYVYAKNIAGGTFITIEDARSMQAKIDYVQEYNLGGMMFWEISNDLRETDHPDSLVLQVADQLLRGVTV; encoded by the coding sequence ATGGTACGTCAAAGCAAAAAGTCATCAAACAGCAAAAAAGAACAAAAACAAAAACGTAAATCTAATCGTTCTAAAAAGGATGAAAATGCACCACGAGGTCTTGAATCGCTTGAGCAACGCCTCATGATGAGTGCCAGTCCGCTGGGTGATGACGCCAGTATCGTGCAAGACGAGCCGACTTCAGCAGCTATTGAAGCTGCCGCGCAATCAGTTGAGCAAACCGCAAACATCGTTGTGTCTGCTACGGACACATGGAGTTCTGGCTTTACCGGTTCGCTAACTCTCACCAACAATAGTGCAGAAGCTTGGGACAGTTGGCGCGTCGAGTTTGAAACGCCACATGATATCTCAAGTGCATGGAATGCGCAGTTCGAGAATCTTGGCGAAGGACGCTACGCGATCTCTAACCCTTCTTGGGCATCCGCACTTGCTTCAGGTGATTCAGTAGAAATCGGTTTCAGTGCAAACTCCGCTTATGATGGCCAAGGTGCCACTATTACGAATGTCGAGACAACCGCTGGTACTGGCGAGACTCCAGATACAGGTACAGGCACGCCCACAACCCCCGGCGGCACCCCCGGTGAAACCGTAGGTGAAGGCGCGCCTGCCATTGCGAATATTAATATCACTGACGAACGTCCAAGTGACGGTGAATTCACCGTCAGCTTTGCAAAATACTCCGGCGCTGCAGCCACTTCTTGGGAGTTACTTGAGAACGGCGAAGTGGTTGCTTCAGGTGATTTTGATACGCTTGGAACGACTCAGACCGGCTCTGTCGATATTACCGGTCACGACTACGGCGTCTACGAATATCAAGTCCGTCTAATCAACGATGAGGGCAGCAGTATCAGCGCCTCATCAGCCAAAGCAACAAATGGTGCCAGTTTCATTACAATCGACGAAGTCGACGCTGGTGATCAAGCTCTACAGCTAACTGTCGAGCAGGGACAAACCGTTTTTGCGCTCGATGATCTTCGCAGTGAAAATGAGTCATTCGTTGCCTACACCAACAACGGCAGTGTGCTTGATGTTGCCATCAATGCCGACGGCGATTTAGTTGTCTCAGGTCTTGATGCCGGCCGTGGTTCTGTCCGTATCGTCAACACCGAAACAGGTGAGGAGCGTTTCGTCGGCGTCCGTGTTCTGACAGATGAAGGCGAAGTCCCAGGCCGCCCAGACTATCTCGCGATTGGATCTGTATCAGAAGACAGCGCTGCTGATATCGGATTTTGGCAAGACTTTGGTGATGGTGAAGAAGGCACGAACAAACGCGTCGATTCCCGCTACATATACCTCAATGGTGGCCCAGAAAACGGATGGCGTTCATGGCAAGACGGTCAACGTCTTCAAAGCTATCTTCGTGAATCCCTTAAGCTTGGTATCACCCCGCAATTCGTCTACTACAACATTCCCGACGGCGGTGAATCCTACTACACCAACAATGAACACCTAAACAGCGAAGAATATATGCGAGGTTATTTCGAAGATCTGCAATTCGCACTCGAAACAATCGAAGAAATCGCAGGTGATGAAAAAGTTGAACTTATCTTCGAGCCAGATTTCATCGGCTATCTCATGCAGCTTGGCCAAGTCCCTGCAGATCAGGTATTCGCATTCACCGATCAAGTTTACGAAGTCGGCCTTCTTGAACGTGGTGTCGACCCCAATTTTGATAACACCGTCACAGGTCTCATCCAAGCCATCAACTATTCCGTCAGCAATGCTGATGCAAATATCGATTTTGGTTGGCAATTCAATCTCTGGGCATCGCCCGGCATCAATGTCGGTATTCCATCTACCGGCCTCATTCGAATAACAGATAGCCTCGGCCTCGACGCAGGCCGTGAAGCAATCGTTGCTGAAGCCCAGGAAATCGCGAACTATTATCTCAACGCTGGCGTCACAAGCTATGGTGCCGATTTTATCTCTATTGATAAATATGGATTGGATGCAGTCGGCTATCAAGCTGGCGCAGCCGCCGATCCAGAGTCAGGCACATGGTTCTGGAATCAGGATCACTGGGATAACTATCTTCTTTTCACCAAAACGCTTCACGAAACAACCGAACGGCCCGTCACACTTTGGCAGATCCCCGTCGGACGCATCAATGGTTCCGAATCCGTCAATCCATACACTGGCGAAGCATTTGAAGATCTCCCTAATACGACAGCTCGCTATGAAGACTCAGCAGGTACATACTTCTTCGGTGACACATTCACCGGCGATCAAAACCGTGTTGACTACTTCGGCGAAAACTTAGACGGTAACGACGGCGTGACCGTTGATGGCAACAGCATTACATGGGAAGCCGCATGGGAAAAAGTCGCTGACGCTGGCGTCACCCAAGTCCTCTTTGGTGCAGGTGTTGGTATCTCAACCGATGGCGTAGGCTCTCCTCCAACCGATGGCTATTGGTTCATCTCCAAAGTTCAAGAATACTACGACAATCCAGTTGAACTAGACGGCGAGTATGCTGAAACCGTACCCGATGCTGGTTCAGGTGTCGTAACACCACCCGACTCTGGTACAGGCGAAACCCCAGATACCGGCACAGGTGAAACGCCTGATTCCGGCCAAGAAGTCACGCCAAACGCAGCTCTCGCTGTCGCCATTGACTCCGCATGGAGCAACGGCTTCTCCGCCAACGTGACCATCACCAACCCAACAGATGCTGCAGTCGACACCTGGACCGTCGAGTTCTCCGTCCCAGATGGTGTCGATATTACAAGCCTTTGGAACGGCAACCTTGAAGACCTTGGCGATAACCGTTTCCGTATCACCGATCTCGGCTGGAATGGATCACTTGAGGCTGGTGCTTCGACCGAAGTTGGCTTTGTTGGTGCCGGCGCTGTCGGTTCTGCAACCCAACTAGCTGTTTCAAACGTCACATTCAATGGCGTTCCAGTTGGTGTTCCTACAACCACACCCGGTGAAACAGAAACACCTGACACAGGTACCGGCGAGACCCCAGATACCGGCACGGGTGAAACACCTGACACAGGTGTTGGTGAAACGCCAGATACCGGCACGGGTGAAACACCGGACACAGGTGTTGGTGAAACGCCAGATACCGGCACGGGCGAAACGCCGGACACGGGTGTTGGTGAGACGCCAGATACCGGCACGGGCGAGACACCGGACACAGGTGTTGGTGAGACCCCAGACACCGGCACGGGTGAAACACCGGACACGGGTGTTGGCGAGGAAGTGAATCCAGCCGTCGCACTCACAGTCGATTCTGCATGGAGTAATGGCTTCAATGCATCACTAACTGTGACCAACACAACCGATGGCCCAATCGACAGTTGGACAGTTGATTTCACTTTGCCTGATGGCATTGCGATCTCAAGCCTATGGAACGGCGTTCTCGAAGATCTTGGCGACAACCGTTTCCGCGTCAGTAATGTTGATTGGAACGGCAGCCTTGGTGTTGGTAGTTCTCTGACCATCGGCTTCGGTGGCACCGGTGACCCTTCTAACTTGCAGATAGCTGACGTCGAATTCAATGGTACCGCAGCCGTTGTCACTAACCCAGAAACCAACCCAGGCACAACCCCCGGCGCAGGTGAAACACCAGATGCTGGTGTCACTGACCCAATCGCAGCCCTACCGAGTGCGACTATCGAAGGAGTTTCGGTCACTGATTCGCATGACGGCCAGAAACAGGTCATGGTCACCGTCTCAATCGATGAACCATCCGATGAAGCAGTGACTATCGAGTACCGTACACAGGACCGCTCTGCAGTCGCCGGTGAAGACTACGTTGCAACCAGTGGTGTAGTGACCATCGAACCCGGCGAAACAACCGCCAGCATCGCTGTCGGCATCATCGGTGATAATATCGAAGAATACAACGAACGTTTCGACGTTGTTCTTCACACCGCTGAAAACGCAAAACTCTCCATCGCTCGAGCAGGTGTCGTGATCGTCGGCGAAAACGGCGAAAAACCAGCCGGTATCGGCGAAGACGATTACCGTGTCGTCGGCTACTTCCCCGAATGGGCTGTCTATCAGCGTGATTACCACATCGCTGACGTCCCTGCGGATAACCTCACCCACCTCATCTACGCATTCGCTGATGTGACTGCTTCTGGTGATGTCACACTCTTCGACAGCTACGCAGCCGTCGAGAAGTCCTATCCAGGTGACGTTTGGGATCAAGAGCTGCGCGGCAACTTCAACCAGATGAATCAGCTCAAAGCCGAAAATCCACACCTTAAAACCATGATCGCCCTCGGCGGCTGGACCCTCTCAGCACACTTCTCGGATGTTGTTTCAACTGAAGCAGGTCGAGAAATCCTTGCTGAAAACGCAGTCCAGTTCATGCTCCAATACGGCTTCGATGGTATCGATATCGACTGGGAATTCCCAGGCGGTGGAGGCCTCGAGGGCAACTCATCGAGCCCTAATGACCGTGAGAACTTCACACTCTTTATTCAGGAACTCCGCGCACAACTTGACACGCAATCACAGGTTGATGGCAACGAATACGAACTCTCCGTTGCAATTTCTGCAGGTTACGACAAGTTCGCACACGTTGAACTCGAAGCGGTCTCACAATCCATCGACTTCTACAACATGCTCACCTACGACTTCCACGGTCGCTGGGACGCAACACAAACCGGTCATCTCTCTGGCCTCTACAACTCAGACTCTAATACAAACTTAGACCCGCGATATAACGCAGACTCAGCCATACAGGAATTCCTCGCCGCTGGCGTTGATTCCAAGAAGATTGTCCTCGGTGCGCCACTCTACGGCTTCGGCTGGACCGGTGTCTCTGATGTCAACAACGGTCTTCATCAAGCAGCCGCAGGTCTTGCTCCAGGCGGTATCGAAGAAGGCTACTACGAGTTCCGTGACGTTTACGAGCTGGTCAAAAATAACCCAGATTCCTACCAGTTCTACTACGACGAGTCCGCTCAAGCCACATACGTCTATGCCAAGAACATCGCAGGCGGCACCTTCATCACCATCGAAGATGCTCGCTCCATGCAAGCTAAGATTGATTACGTTCAGGAATACAATCTCGGCGGCATGATGTTCTGGGAAATTTCAAACGATCTTCGCGAAACGGATCATCCCGACAGCCTTGTTCTACAGGTTGCAGATCAGCTCCTTCGCGGCGTGACTGTCTAA
- a CDS encoding efflux RND transporter periplasmic adaptor subunit: MRTIPTILAIVLLANVSTGLHGQDQTAEKTSEQLIDFEKYEGVVIPSQEVEVIAPFQGILKNVEVKEGDRIIEGDRMAQMDDRVQSFVVLVAKQQAESNAAMERAKAALDEADLVYNQTNEMVARHAASNFEEQRAKVVLEQARADYDLAIEGKDQMKTQYELELEKLNEHRIEAPFDGQVIRIHTETGATLKDDQPVVSIASLDPLKVNMYLPVSVFGQLQKDQTYTIIADEPINGPLKAQLTYVDPIIDSASQTFRCVFEIPNPDYKLPAGFTAHLSSMTPLNTAQAQVDTEKSVQTP; encoded by the coding sequence ATGAGAACAATTCCAACAATTTTGGCTATCGTATTGCTTGCCAACGTAAGTACGGGACTACATGGGCAAGATCAGACAGCTGAAAAGACATCCGAGCAATTAATCGACTTCGAGAAGTATGAAGGCGTTGTTATTCCATCACAAGAAGTTGAGGTGATTGCTCCATTCCAAGGCATTCTTAAGAATGTCGAGGTCAAGGAAGGTGATCGCATCATTGAAGGTGATCGCATGGCTCAGATGGATGATCGGGTGCAGTCATTTGTAGTATTGGTTGCCAAACAGCAAGCCGAATCTAATGCAGCAATGGAGCGTGCGAAGGCAGCTTTAGATGAAGCAGATCTTGTTTATAACCAGACAAACGAAATGGTTGCAAGACATGCAGCTTCTAATTTCGAAGAACAGCGAGCGAAGGTTGTTCTTGAACAAGCACGAGCGGATTATGATCTGGCTATTGAAGGCAAAGACCAGATGAAAACGCAGTATGAACTGGAACTAGAAAAGCTCAATGAACATCGCATTGAAGCACCCTTTGATGGGCAGGTAATCCGAATCCATACAGAAACTGGAGCAACACTAAAAGATGATCAGCCCGTGGTGAGCATCGCATCCCTAGATCCACTAAAAGTGAACATGTACTTGCCCGTATCAGTCTTTGGGCAACTGCAAAAGGATCAAACGTACACGATCATTGCGGACGAGCCGATCAATGGCCCACTTAAAGCACAACTAACCTATGTAGACCCAATCATTGATTCGGCGAGTCAAACGTTTAGATGCGTTTTCGAGATCCCGAACCCTGACTACAAACTCCCAGCCGGCTTCACCGCACATCTCTCCAGTATGACTCCATTGAACACAGCTCAAGCTCAGGTTGATACAGAAAAATCTGTACAGACGCCTTAA
- a CDS encoding HlyD family efflux transporter periplasmic adaptor subunit, translated as MIEPRKQAVVQGRQRNPKIQAKTNTNIPQSDVQRRSQNRSMSLSFDTTQWIDRLDNFQGAFPDFVKELLSVQCLVAKASAGAIIQQGAADAGGWGVIASRPVLDNKSGLPDWLNRALKDVPPINNAKQAYLKRHNVSKRNQRSEGAKLEFIIYLPLIYDNTKRVLGAFWIAVETEAVARERANQLKLTQGAYTTFELRNQLLKQEDDMKIVTRAVAVLDQFNTHQKFQAAAMALCNEIATEWRADRVSLGLRRGQYVKVIAINQTENFSRKMQLIHDIEGVMEECYDQDIEVFVPQPPDVPIISRQAKRLSDRYGPCNIYSFPLRRDDHLIGVLTAEMPLDRPLNENALEGMRLLANLIAPRVDDLEKSNKWIGLQLLESTKKAGQTIVGPTHTWVKLTGIGLLTAIVLLFTIPATDWVESSFQIDATKRQVIASPFDGYIDEVFVEPGDVVTSDQQVLASLAIGDLMLNRAALNARLAESTIDADIARREGSTVDVHIAQAKSDAIKAELGIVDDDIEDARMQSPITGIVIDGDLQPRTGGAVQRGEALFEIAPIDSLRAELYVPEDRINDVQPGQRGSLSTAASPGNYIDFTVERVEPMAEVRNGQNVFLVRVKLDTMPSWLRPGMQGLAKIDTGETNYVHRWSRGAINWLRMKLWL; from the coding sequence ATGATTGAACCACGTAAACAAGCCGTTGTTCAAGGAAGACAGCGAAACCCAAAAATACAAGCAAAAACTAACACAAACATTCCTCAATCCGATGTGCAGCGTCGTTCGCAAAACCGTAGCATGTCTCTTTCTTTTGATACGACTCAATGGATTGATCGTCTTGATAATTTTCAAGGCGCATTCCCTGATTTTGTCAAAGAACTTCTCTCCGTTCAATGCCTCGTTGCAAAAGCTTCCGCCGGGGCTATTATCCAGCAAGGTGCTGCTGATGCTGGAGGTTGGGGTGTAATCGCCTCCCGCCCAGTCCTTGATAATAAATCTGGCTTACCAGATTGGCTCAATCGTGCTCTCAAAGACGTTCCCCCGATCAACAACGCAAAGCAAGCCTACCTCAAACGTCACAACGTTTCCAAACGCAACCAGCGATCCGAAGGCGCAAAACTCGAATTCATCATCTATCTTCCATTGATCTACGATAACACCAAGCGTGTGTTAGGCGCATTCTGGATAGCTGTCGAAACCGAAGCTGTTGCTCGCGAACGCGCCAATCAACTTAAACTTACTCAAGGCGCATACACCACTTTTGAGTTACGCAACCAGCTATTGAAACAAGAAGACGATATGAAAATCGTCACCCGCGCCGTTGCTGTGCTTGATCAGTTTAATACGCATCAAAAATTTCAAGCCGCCGCGATGGCTCTTTGTAATGAGATCGCGACAGAATGGCGTGCCGATCGTGTCTCACTTGGCCTGCGTCGTGGCCAATACGTCAAAGTGATCGCGATCAACCAAACCGAGAATTTTTCTCGGAAAATGCAGCTCATTCATGACATCGAAGGGGTCATGGAAGAGTGTTACGATCAAGATATCGAGGTTTTTGTTCCGCAACCACCCGATGTCCCAATCATTTCCCGCCAAGCCAAGCGTCTCTCAGATCGTTACGGACCGTGTAACATCTACTCATTCCCGCTACGCCGTGACGATCATCTCATCGGCGTTCTAACCGCCGAAATGCCACTTGATCGACCACTTAATGAAAACGCACTCGAAGGCATGCGACTTCTCGCTAATCTCATCGCACCACGCGTAGACGATCTCGAAAAATCTAATAAGTGGATAGGTCTTCAACTTCTCGAATCTACCAAAAAAGCCGGCCAAACAATCGTCGGCCCCACACACACATGGGTCAAGCTTACCGGCATCGGCCTTCTCACAGCGATAGTTCTTCTCTTCACAATCCCCGCCACTGATTGGGTTGAATCTTCCTTCCAAATCGACGCCACCAAACGTCAAGTCATCGCATCACCATTTGATGGCTATATCGATGAAGTATTCGTCGAACCCGGCGACGTCGTTACATCCGATCAACAAGTTCTCGCCTCACTTGCCATCGGTGATCTCATGCTAAACCGTGCCGCGCTGAATGCGCGTCTTGCTGAATCCACCATTGACGCTGACATCGCTCGCCGTGAAGGCTCTACCGTTGACGTCCACATTGCTCAAGCTAAATCCGATGCCATTAAAGCCGAGCTCGGCATCGTTGATGATGATATCGAGGACGCTCGCATGCAAAGTCCGATCACCGGCATCGTTATTGATGGTGACCTTCAGCCCCGTACCGGCGGCGCCGTCCAACGTGGCGAAGCTCTTTTTGAAATCGCCCCTATCGACTCACTTCGCGCCGAGCTATACGTACCCGAAGACCGCATCAATGATGTTCAGCCCGGTCAACGTGGCTCGTTATCCACTGCAGCCTCACCCGGTAACTACATTGATTTTACCGTTGAGCGAGTAGAACCCATGGCCGAGGTTCGTAACGGCCAGAACGTTTTCCTCGTCCGCGTCAAACTAGACACCATGCCCTCATGGCTACGACCCGGCATGCAAGGCCTTGCCAAAATCGACACCGGGGAAACTAACTACGTTCATCGCTGGTCACGTGGTGCCATCAATTGGCTACGCATGAAGCTCTGGCTCTAA